In one Lolium rigidum isolate FL_2022 chromosome 3, APGP_CSIRO_Lrig_0.1, whole genome shotgun sequence genomic region, the following are encoded:
- the LOC124702472 gene encoding uncharacterized protein LOC124702472 — MLTPTSDDGEYVEYSFDSVSDMPYTEEDEDRMLMQAILESLKDLDKSNSKDTKTVASDAVSKESSVAKDDNHTTDVATLETDASSIYVSATDVPAKDVAACNSVAKKADVQSADCSAATYAAVSVNAAGASESNGSTQAVNGKSGPAESQKSKQNSSGEDGTRATLVVQKSRTGSLMDGLSQKWGSFFKNND; from the exons ATGCTGACTCCAACCTCTGATGATGGCGAGTATGTGGAGTACTCATTTG atagTGTATCAGACATGCCTTACACCGAGGAAGACGAAGATAGA ATGCTGATGCAAGCAATTCTTGAGTCTCTGAAGGATCTAGATAAGTCAAATTCAAAGGACACTAAAACAGTTGCATCCGATGCTGTGTCCAAAGAAAGTAGTGTAGCAAAAGATGACAATCATACAACTGATGTAGCAACATTGGAGACAGATGCATCCTCCATCTATGTCAGTGCCACTGATGTTCCTGCCAAGGATGTAGCAGCCTGCAACAGCGTAGCAAAGAAAGCTGATGTGCAAAGTGCAGACTGCAGCGCTGCGACCTATGCTGCTGTTTCTGTAAATGCTGCTGGTGCATCAGAATCGAATGGCTCAACTCAAGCCGTCAATGGAAAATCTGGTCCGGCAGAATCCCAGAAATCCAAGCAGAACTCCAGTGGAGAGGATGGAACAAGAGCAACCCTGGTAGTCCAGAAGAGCCGGACAGGCAGCCTGATGGACGGGTTGTCACAAAAATGGGGTTCCTTCTTCAAGAACAATGACTGA
- the LOC124695646 gene encoding putative B3 domain-containing protein Os03g0621600: MSKPCERLKEKGDYCCDHVDEQDNYFFKILIGLFLAFIFLLQTIPDAFVKHFREKLGRTIELDSRNGCTFDAQITSYHDKLVLQSGWEAFVSAHDLKVGDLLLFKYNGISRLEILVFDPSGCEKVESCLVINNTDQEPIDISTSYHDIPINSTQSDRPNQGNEIVNISSSGSQHEASGYFSSSEDDLDVHSVPPYILPKGTLLTDVQTKKLEKRVQAIQSKTPIYGCILNTGSIYGKRPALYLPLKYAKYLPSENGTLLLERHGKNWEVRCIVASFERKRFTKGWKKFARDNNLKVGDFCLFEPLKRMNKQYIMKRT; the protein is encoded by the exons ATGAGCAAGCCTTGTGAGAGATTAAAGGAGAAGGGAGATTACTGCTGTGACCATGTAGACGAGCAAGACAACTACTTCTTCAAAATTCTGATTG GGCTGTTCCTTGCATTTATATTTTTGCTGCAGACCATACCAGATGCCTTTGTGAAACATTTTAGGGAAAAATTAGGAAGAACCATTGAGCTGGATTCACGCAATGGTTGCACCTTCGATGCCCAAATTACCAGCTACCATGACAAACTAGTTCTCCAATCTGGATGGGAAGCATTTGTGAGTGCACATGACTTGAAAGTGGGGGACCTTCTGTTGTTCAAGTACAATGGGATATCTCGGCTGGAGATTCTAGTATTCGATCCGAGTGGCTGCGAGAAAGTAGAATCATGTCTTGTCATCAATAATACTGATCAAGAGCCAATTGATATCTCAACCAGTTATCATGATATTCCCATAAATTCAACACAAAGTGACAGACCAAACCAGGGGAACGAGATTGTGAATATCAGTTCATCAGGGTCTCAACACGAGGCATCAG GCTATTTTTCATCATCAGAAGATGACCTGGATGTGCATTCTGTCCCGCCTTACATCCTCCCCAAAGGCACCCTTCTTACTGATGTGCAGACGAAGAAACTGGAAAAAAGGGTCCAAGCTATTCAATCCAAAACCCCCATCTACGGCTGCATCTTGAACACGGGCAGTATTTATGGGAAACGTCCTGCTCTG TACTTACCTCTGAAATACGCCAAATACCTTCCGTCTGAGAATGGAACACTCTTACTCGAGCGACATGGCAAGAACTGGGAAGTGCGGTGCATCGTTGCCTCGTTTGAACGTAAAAGGTTCACCAAAGGGTGGAAAAAGTTTGCACGTGACAACAATTTGAAGGTGGGAGATTTCTGTCTCTTCGAGCCACTCAAGAGGATGAATAAGCAGTACATCATGAAG CGAACGTAG